The Deinobacterium chartae genome contains a region encoding:
- the dnaA gene encoding chromosomal replication initiator protein DnaA, which translates to MRRATLRKGVPNISQEIWSDVLDYVRKSISDVEYHTWFAHVRPLGVQGGELVLGVRNSFAQEWFRDHYLDLLENALRHLGAQHPKVSFQVLPAVQDAMILPEPREPEPRSARAGTPAAPAGDNLRKNLNPKYVFEHFVVGPNNNLAHAAAVAVAESPGRAYNPLFIYGDVGLGKTHLMHAVGHYVSERHPEMRIEYVSTETFTNDLINAIREDRMTAFRNRYRSIDLLLVDDIQFLAGKERTQEEFFHTFNALHENHKQIILSSDRPPRDIQTLENRLRSRFEWGLITDIQSPEFETRVAILKMNAEFRRINVPQDVLELIAKQVTSNIRELEGALMRVIAFASLNNVEITRAVAAKALFEVFTATEIHLEMRDIVKAVADHYGMSVEVLKGSSRTRDVVVPRQIAMYLIRDMTTHSLPEIGQFFGRDHSTVLYTTQKLSEQIGKDSELSAAVQALRQRLQGLESEV; encoded by the coding sequence ATGAGGCGTGCAACCTTAAGGAAAGGGGTGCCGAATATCTCGCAGGAAATCTGGTCCGACGTTCTAGACTACGTGCGCAAAAGCATTTCCGACGTGGAATACCACACCTGGTTCGCGCATGTACGCCCGCTGGGCGTACAGGGTGGGGAGCTGGTGTTGGGCGTGCGCAACTCCTTTGCCCAGGAGTGGTTTCGTGACCACTACCTGGATCTGCTGGAAAACGCGCTGCGCCACCTCGGAGCGCAGCATCCCAAGGTGAGCTTTCAGGTGCTCCCGGCCGTGCAAGACGCCATGATCCTGCCCGAACCCCGGGAGCCGGAGCCACGCTCGGCCAGGGCGGGAACCCCCGCGGCCCCTGCGGGCGACAACCTGCGAAAGAACCTGAACCCGAAGTACGTCTTTGAGCACTTCGTGGTGGGGCCCAACAACAATCTGGCGCACGCGGCGGCGGTGGCGGTGGCCGAATCGCCCGGGCGGGCTTACAACCCGCTGTTCATCTACGGCGACGTGGGGCTCGGCAAGACGCACCTGATGCACGCGGTCGGTCACTACGTCTCGGAACGGCACCCGGAGATGCGCATCGAATACGTATCGACCGAGACCTTCACCAACGACTTGATCAATGCGATCCGTGAGGACCGCATGACCGCCTTCCGCAACCGCTACCGCTCCATCGACCTGCTCCTGGTCGACGACATCCAGTTCCTCGCCGGCAAGGAGCGCACGCAGGAGGAGTTCTTTCACACCTTCAACGCCCTGCACGAAAACCACAAACAGATCATCCTCTCGAGCGATCGGCCACCGCGCGACATCCAGACCCTGGAGAACCGCCTGCGGTCACGCTTCGAGTGGGGACTGATCACCGACATCCAGAGCCCCGAGTTCGAGACCCGGGTGGCGATCCTGAAAATGAACGCCGAGTTCCGGCGCATCAACGTACCGCAAGACGTGCTCGAGCTGATCGCCAAGCAGGTCACGTCCAACATCCGCGAGCTCGAGGGGGCCCTGATGCGGGTGATTGCCTTCGCCAGCCTCAACAACGTGGAGATTACCCGGGCCGTGGCCGCCAAGGCGCTGTTCGAGGTGTTCACGGCCACCGAGATTCACCTCGAGATGCGCGACATCGTCAAGGCGGTGGCCGATCACTACGGCATGTCGGTGGAAGTTCTCAAGGGTTCGAGTCGGACCCGCGACGTGGTGGTTCCGCGGCAGATCGCCATGTACCTGATCCGCGACATGACCACGCATTCCCTGCCCGAGATCGGTCAGTTCTTTGGCCGGGACCACTCGACCGTGCTGTATACCACGCAGAAACTCAGCGAGCAGATCGGCAAGGACAGCGAGCTCAGCGCGGCGGTTCAGGCGCTGCGGCAACGGCTTCAGGGCCTGGAATCAGAGGTCTAG